From one Rhineura floridana isolate rRhiFlo1 chromosome 4, rRhiFlo1.hap2, whole genome shotgun sequence genomic stretch:
- the FAM124A gene encoding protein FAM124A, protein MRRKGGSRGQNEAADSGAETGGSECSCVSSSGSELSVAGVQDPFLLSMHIIADSGESGALQQVIDSLLAWIHPELQLFQVSERQIPRKPDKADVSQPALAVILFLKEEYDEEPILQLHKSFQKPPWHYHHTERVHGNFLPYMPGSQDFFTLAQGTPLWAIRPVHYGKEIIRFTIYCRNENFANIMKLYELILRRPVCQKKADFCVFLVYSNMDVDIQFSVKRLPRGHMPSLTESAVLEFRVKDIGHLVPLLPNPCSLISEGRWQTEDPDGNKILLQQAQYKKCAKLSKFCWPSPSRNLPVSPLPSFISHSNQWTLNNTSDPSEPVDSITFHRANLCFGVSQQDLRNYDQEHIPRRSSSASTNSDPFQRSKSLVCLPTISSFLAPRSFHYSEPNSLSTFSSVQRTRNRVNIDDLEGVQETDVDTGMKLVFSDLSVVSAYSIPEGFSNYMEAKTMCPMQEQSVNRFKQSGSRGRSPSAKCNIFELSSSNLPFSFDWSSSSAILPSGSPSLSHFEIRCLPRGAGFSFADSRTTDGGKSNQEFYI, encoded by the exons GTGAACTTTCTGTGGCGGGTGTACAGGATCCTTTTCTTCTTAGCATGCATATCATTGCAGATTCAGGAGAATCTGGTGCTCTTCAGCAAGTGATTGATAGCCTGTTGGCATGGATCCATCCAGAACTTCAACTCTTCCAGGTTTCTGAAAGGCAGATACCAAGGAAGCCTGACAAAGCTGACGTTTCCCAGCCGGCCCTTGCAGTAATCCTCTTTCTGAAAGAAGAATATGATGAAGAGCCAATCCTGCAGCTCCACAAGTCCTTTCAAAAGCCACCCTGGCATTACCACCACACTGAGCGAGTGCATGGCAATTTCCTCCCTTACATGCCAGGCAGCCAGGACTTTTTCACTTTGGCACAAGGGACTCCTTTGTGGGCCATCCGTCCAGTGCATTATGGGAAGGAAATAATACGTTTTACCATCTACTGCAGGAATGAAAACTTTGCCAACATTATGAAGCTCTATGAGTTAATCCTGAGAAGACCGGTTTGTCAGAAAAAGGCAGACTTTTGTGTGTTTCTTGTCTATTCCAATATGGATGTAGATATTCAGTTCTCTGTAAAGAGGCTCCCAAGAGGCCACATGCCAAGTCTCACAGAGTCAGCTGTGCTGGAGTTCCGAGTGAAAGATATTGGGCACCTTGTACCTCTCTTACCCAATCCGTGCAGCCTGATCAGTGAAGGCAGATGGCAAACTGAAGATCCTGATGGGAATAAGATCCTTCTGCAG CAGGCCCAGTATAAGAAGTGTGCTAAGCTGAGCAAGTTTTGCTGGCCATCTCCTTCAAGGAACCTTCCTGTTTCACCACTTCCAAGTTTTATTTCCCACAGCAATCAGTGGACTCTTAACAACACCAGTGATCCTTCAGAACCAGTTGATTCAATCACATTTCATCGTGCCAATCTGTGCTTTGGTGTTTCCCAGCAGGACTTGAGAAATTATGATCAAGAACACATTCCCAGAAGATCCAGCAGTGCCTCTACCAACTCAGATCCATTTCAGCGAAGCAAGTCTCTTGTTTGCTTGCCCACAATAAGCTCTTTCCTGGCCCCCAGGTCCTTTCATTATAGTGAGCCAAACTCGTTAAGCACTTTCTCTTCTGTGCAAAGGACAAGAAACCGAGTTAACATTGATGACTTGGAAGGAGTTCAGGAGACTGATGTAGACACAGGGATGAAACTTGTTTTCTCTGATCTGTCTGTGGTCTCAGCTTACTCAATTCCAGAAGGGTTCAGTAATTACATGGAAGCAAAGACAATGTGCCCTATGCAAGAGCAAAGTGTCAATAGATTTAAGCAGTCTGGCTCTAGGGGAAGATCCCCATCAGCCAAGTGTAACATCTTTGAATTATCTTCCAGcaatcttcctttttcttttgattggtcttccagctctgcaatattaCCTTCAGGTTCTCCTTCACTGAGTCACTTTGAGATCAGATGTTTGCCAAGAGGAGCAGGTTTTTCTTTCGCTGACAGTAGAACAACTGATGGTGGAAAAAGCAATCAAGAATTCTACATCTGA